The DNA window TCCATTTCTTCAAGGTAAAGGTTCTGCCCGCCGAAGTGGCGCTGCACGTAGCGGTATGCGCCGCCTAATGTTTCGTCCATGCGTTTGCTAGCTGAGCGGTGAAAAACCGGGGTTTTGAAAACCAAGTCGTCGCCCGACTCAAAAAGCACTTCCTCGCTGCCGTCCTTCTTGCGCCTGCGCGCAATTCCTCCCAGCACAAATTCTGGATACAAGCGCTCGCGGCATTTCTCCAAGTAACAACGGTCAGCCATCTGCGCGATGATATCAGCGGAGCCAAGCAGGTTGCCGAGCAAGCGGAAAGCCAAGCTCGGGACCTTGATTTGCTGCACCGGAACCTCGTAGCCTGTGAAATGCAAAAGCTGCGCCGCCACGCCCGCGAGATCCGGCATGCCGACCTTGGGCATGTATTCTTCCAAAAAGCGCGCTCCACGGGACACGTGGTACAGCGTATATTCGGCGCCGTTCTGGTGTCGAGTATCTTTAACGTGCCGGATATAGCCACAGTCGTGAAACAACGCGGTGATAATTCCCAGCCGGAACAGCCTTTCCCCAAAGTGTTCGGTCCCATGCGCAGCGCGTTCATACCCATCCATCAGGCGCGCCATTGCGAGGGTCACGTCAAGTACGTGTTGGAGATCGTGATATGAGGTGTCGCAAGACACATATCCCGGGTATTTGCCGGCGTAAAGACGTGATACATCGCCAAATGCTTGCGATAATACGTCGGGATTCGGATCAGGATACAGCTCCTGGTAGATCTTGCAGATTTCGTTGCTGACGGCAATCGAATCGGTTGTTTTAACCTGGTTGGTAACATCAAACTCATTGCGGCGCGTTTGCATTATTATTCTCCATAAACGCAAAATCATTGCGCCCAATTAGACCCGGAATTACTGAATATTTCAAGAAAATTTCAAGCGCGCCAAAATCGAGCGAAGAAATTTATTCTTTTCAGCGGCTTCTCGGCCGAAACGCGATGATTGATCAATTTTTATTGGTAAATCCTTAATCCAATTGCGCAACCAATTCAAAACAAGCTGGTCGATCTTTTGCTATAGTAAAATGTACGGAGGAAAACTGACGATGGACGAAGCCGATATTATAGCCATCAAGCACAGGATCAGCGAGCTCAAAGTGGAACATCGCGACCTGGATGAAGTCATCACGAGGTTGGCCGAGTCACCAGCGGTGGATCAGTTGCAGTTGCAGCGCTTGAAAAAACGCAAGCTGCTATTGAAAGATCAGATCTTCATGCTCGAGGGCCAGCTCACTCCCGATATTCCTGCATAACGCGGCGCGCCGGCGCGATCCGCAGGGCTCATGTGGTCCGGCGATTTGTAATCAAAGTCTATCCGGACCCAACAGAACACCTATTTCCCAGTCGCCTATGCCCGGTTAATTAACGGTGAAGCGGCTTGAGCAGCCCGTTTTCCCCACCCTCACGGCGCATTCTTTCGCATTGCGCGGAATCGAGCTTGGTGTTGCGCGGCGTCGTTTCATCCCGCATCAGGTTTTCCGGCTCATCAACATGTTCACCGCTGTTCATCAACACGTGAGCCAGCTCATGGGCCAGGCTAATGCCCAGGTCTCTAACACCGAATGCGATCCAAATGGTGTCGCGCAGTTCCGGGCGCGTCCGGCTGTTGGCCCGACCGATCGCTTCAGCGTCAAAACGTTCCACTTGCAGGGTGTCCTTGACGAAGTACACGGTGGGTTTGGGAAATGGCGCAAGGCGCGCCAGCTCTCTTGAAACCGGTGTATCGTAATATTTGAATCTTTCCGGCGCGTCTAGCAGGTGCAATTGCGCGCCTTGAATTTCAATTCCACACTGGCTAAGAATTTTCGCGGTTGTTTTTACGGCATCGAAAATGTTTTTCTTGCGCCAGCCGGTGGAAGCAAAAAAAACCAGCGTGGGACTGAACCCGTATGCCGCGTTCGCGAAACCGCCTGCGGTATATATTTGTGCCGCTCCAAGCGAGTAGCTTTTCACCTCTCGAACCGGGTTTTCGGCCCACCCCGCGCCTTGCAGCAGGGCCAACATTAAAATTGCCCCGGGCGCGCGCTTTAGTGCGGATCTATACATTTCGGCCTTTGCAAGCCGGGACGCGGGCCGGACACGCCTCGGAGATTGCGAATCGCTGCCGATATTCTAAATTTCGACTTCGATGTCGCTGCCCGAAACCCTGACGTGGTAACTAACAACCCCTACGGTCGCTGGCGGCCCGAGCACTTCGCCGGTAGTCACATCGAAAGCCGCGCCGTGCCAGGGGCATGTTACTTCCTTGCCGTTGAGATCGCCCTCCGACAACGGGCCGCCATGGTGGCTGCATGTGTCGTTAATCGCAAAGTATTTCCCGTCCACGTTAAACAGGGCGATCGTCTTTTCGCCCACCTCGACTGCTTTACCCTGCCCTGGAGCAATATCTTCGGTTTTCGCCACCTTTACGAATTCTGCCATGACTCACCTCCTTTGGAACCTCTGATTAAGTCCCGTGCGGTTGCGACGGTGTGCAATCCGAGTGCAGGACGAGGCGTGAGGAGCGCCGTTTGCTTGGGGGCAAACCAGCGACGAAAAACAACGACATGCGCCGGGATTGTCCCGTCCCTCCGGGTTGCAGCAAAATGCGGCGTTTGCATCGTTGCGCTCCTCGGCTTCGTAGGCCCGGCTACGACCTTCGTCGCGCGCCTTGCATCCATCCGGATTTTGCCAGCAACGCAATTCGCGGAGGACTTAATCAGAGGTTCCTTAGTATCCATCAAATTGTTCAGCCCGGATGCGAGTTGAATCCACACCCGCTAGGCTTACGGCTTTGGTAATTCCTGCGACCATACCCGGTGGTCCGGCGATATAGAACACCGATGTCATGATATCCCCAACATGCTGACGCAGGAAGTCCGCGTCCACAAAACGCCGTTCGCCGTCCCACGGCTGGCGCGATTTCTCGGCCTCCGTCATTGTCGGAATATATTTGAAGCTTACATAGGCACGGGCAATTTCCAAGAACTCTTTGTGAAAAGCCGTGCCTTCCGGATTTCGATTAGAATAAACCAGAGTGATTTGCTGCGCGAGCCTGCGGGCAAAAGCGTCGTTAA is part of the Burkholderiales bacterium genome and encodes:
- a CDS encoding DUF465 domain-containing protein; this encodes MDEADIIAIKHRISELKVEHRDLDEVITRLAESPAVDQLQLQRLKKRKLLLKDQIFMLEGQLTPDIPA
- a CDS encoding non-heme iron oxygenase ferredoxin subunit codes for the protein MAEFVKVAKTEDIAPGQGKAVEVGEKTIALFNVDGKYFAINDTCSHHGGPLSEGDLNGKEVTCPWHGAAFDVTTGEVLGPPATVGVVSYHVRVSGSDIEVEI